One Sphingobacteruim zhuxiongii DNA window includes the following coding sequences:
- a CDS encoding DUF3857 domain-containing protein: MKLFLTLLLGFLTLFLTGVEAAQPNLSSAPTPTWIRQITGVPAKVDLDDISLGYYFELVDYQVNLSEKSIYNKSIKVIFEDSGIENTGQVSINFDPSYQKLVIHEIKVIREGKELNKLDISKFRLLANESELSRLIYNGNHTAYLIIDDLRKDDKLVIAYSTIGFNPVFENKFADSYTLESYEPVGLVHVNYLIPNSRKIKFKTFNKAPAEKTIKLGESTSYYWEHASKKTVSYSNFAPSWYDPNMYIECSEYASWAEVGEWAKRANPIQEINLSTEFGKFVESLWQESKRDKDLYAEKAIDFVQNKIRYMGIEVGQHSHRAHAADKVFNQRYGDCKDKSVLLVSILRAKGIDATTVLANTYQRSKVKNQLPSPYAFNHMVVALKRKGLYTYVDATSTNQGGKLESKYFPYYGELLNLASPKELVDADAAQHFKKIEIFDVLKLLSNNKAILTVKTVNYGGHADQVRSYFKSNGKNQIKEEYESYYKNIYKAVKTKEKIRTEDNLADNVFTVYETYDLTEVGHRDEVTNKVLIPSYSRSIFERLPAIDEDINNPVALDYPLQVMHSIKVVNPDEKKLSNYSAHDIVNGIDYSFLRNVYTHKDTLIVSYNFDIASPYIPTDRAKAYYNDYNKIINDAMQSFYVDDQGSLILTEGGLGNFNWILFCLLLIIGSIYYWWFIKKYLPSKPLSRFAMNREASYDTIGGWLVFLGLALIVSIIVQVIIVFTPDSYLYTSFWNSAEYYDQNSKIAIRMIFVFETFFQLGALIVLPSIAYLFFQKRDLFPQSFFIVRTVLLGFVIVDLIASETLLPAELIDNEESSRMVGGIITSIIWLIYVARSQRVRGTFVVRSPAAEIEYQNSISVTENSENDGERIDNADNSEKEFKEL; the protein is encoded by the coding sequence ATGAAATTGTTTTTAACCCTCTTATTGGGCTTCTTAACGTTGTTTTTAACAGGAGTGGAAGCTGCACAACCTAATCTTTCCAGCGCGCCAACTCCAACTTGGATTCGTCAAATTACTGGCGTTCCTGCTAAGGTTGATCTCGATGATATTTCATTGGGATATTACTTTGAACTTGTTGATTATCAAGTCAACCTGAGTGAGAAATCTATTTACAACAAATCAATTAAGGTAATTTTTGAAGATTCAGGTATTGAGAATACGGGGCAAGTATCCATTAATTTTGATCCCAGCTATCAAAAGCTTGTTATACACGAGATAAAAGTAATTCGTGAAGGCAAAGAGCTTAATAAGCTTGATATTTCGAAGTTTCGTTTGTTAGCCAACGAGTCTGAATTATCAAGACTAATATACAATGGTAATCATACGGCCTATCTAATTATTGATGATCTAAGAAAAGATGATAAGCTAGTCATTGCTTACTCAACCATTGGATTTAACCCTGTCTTTGAAAATAAATTTGCAGACTCCTACACCTTGGAGTCTTATGAACCCGTTGGGTTAGTTCATGTGAATTATTTAATTCCAAATAGCCGGAAGATAAAGTTTAAAACCTTCAATAAGGCTCCGGCAGAAAAAACGATTAAACTGGGAGAATCTACTAGTTATTACTGGGAGCATGCATCGAAGAAGACTGTATCATACAGTAATTTCGCGCCATCTTGGTATGATCCCAACATGTACATTGAATGTTCAGAATATGCCAGTTGGGCTGAAGTAGGAGAATGGGCAAAACGAGCGAATCCTATTCAGGAAATTAATCTGTCCACAGAATTTGGGAAATTCGTTGAAAGTTTATGGCAAGAGTCTAAGCGAGATAAAGATTTATATGCCGAAAAGGCGATCGACTTCGTGCAAAATAAGATTCGATATATGGGTATCGAAGTTGGGCAACATTCGCATCGTGCCCATGCAGCCGACAAGGTATTTAATCAGCGTTATGGCGACTGTAAAGATAAATCGGTTCTGTTAGTATCGATTTTGCGTGCGAAGGGGATCGATGCAACTACCGTATTGGCCAATACCTATCAGCGGTCAAAAGTTAAAAATCAATTACCCTCTCCCTATGCTTTTAATCACATGGTTGTCGCCTTAAAAAGAAAAGGGCTATACACTTATGTCGATGCTACTTCTACTAATCAAGGGGGGAAACTGGAAAGCAAGTATTTCCCATATTATGGCGAATTGTTAAATCTTGCATCTCCAAAAGAGCTTGTGGATGCCGACGCCGCTCAGCATTTTAAAAAAATTGAAATATTCGATGTGCTAAAGTTGCTATCGAATAATAAAGCAATACTAACAGTGAAGACTGTCAACTATGGAGGACATGCTGATCAAGTTCGATCTTACTTTAAATCCAATGGAAAAAATCAAATCAAGGAAGAGTACGAATCATATTATAAAAATATCTACAAAGCAGTTAAGACGAAAGAAAAGATCCGAACCGAAGATAATTTAGCGGATAACGTGTTTACTGTGTATGAAACCTATGATCTCACCGAAGTGGGGCATCGCGATGAGGTAACCAATAAAGTTTTGATACCTTCCTATAGTAGGAGTATTTTCGAACGCCTACCGGCTATCGATGAAGACATTAACAATCCCGTTGCGTTGGATTACCCGCTGCAGGTAATGCACAGTATTAAAGTGGTCAATCCTGATGAGAAGAAATTATCAAACTATTCGGCACATGACATTGTCAATGGAATCGATTATTCTTTCCTTAGGAATGTTTATACGCATAAAGACACTTTAATTGTTTCCTATAATTTCGATATTGCATCCCCCTATATTCCTACGGATCGCGCCAAGGCATATTATAACGATTATAATAAAATTATTAATGATGCCATGCAATCTTTCTATGTGGATGATCAAGGTAGTTTGATTCTTACTGAAGGTGGTCTTGGAAATTTCAACTGGATTCTCTTCTGTTTACTTTTAATTATCGGTTCCATCTATTACTGGTGGTTTATCAAAAAATATCTGCCATCAAAACCCCTGTCAAGGTTTGCGATGAATCGAGAAGCAAGTTATGATACTATCGGCGGTTGGTTAGTGTTTCTTGGATTAGCATTAATTGTTTCGATAATAGTTCAGGTAATTATAGTATTTACGCCCGATTCTTACTTGTACACTTCTTTCTGGAATTCCGCAGAATATTATGACCAAAATTCGAAGATTGCCATACGCATGATCTTTGTATTTGAAACTTTTTTTCAATTGGGCGCTTTGATTGTTTTACCCTCAATAGCCTATCTGTTTTTTCAAAAAAGGGACTTGTTTCCGCAAAGCTTCTTCATTGTCAGAACCGTTCTCTTAGGGTTTGTAATCGTTGATTTAATCGCTTCTGAAACTTTATTGCCTGCCGAACTGATCGATAATGAAGAAAGTTCTAGAATGGTCGGCGGAATCATTACGTCGATTATTTGGCTAATTTATGTTGCACGTTCGCAAAGGGTGAGGGGGACATTTGTTGTCCGATCTCCAGCTGCTGAAATCGAATATCAGAACAGCATTTCGGTGACGGAAAACTCGGAAAATGATGGCGAGCGAATTGACAATGCGGATAATTCAGAAAAAGAGTTTAAGGAGCTCTAA
- a CDS encoding glycerophosphodiester phosphodiesterase family protein — protein sequence MKKLFIASAILLVSLQVSAQKLHKLNFKTTEEMYSYFEYAPGKKVISGHRGTIENKMPENSIPSMKAVLQHSIAIFEIDPRLSKDSIPVMVHDATLDRTTTGTGKVADFTWKELKKLKLKDKQGEATKYKINTLDEMIKWAKGKTILNLDKKDLPMEMTAEIIKKHDAYPWVWVTVHNVEQAKFYLDKNPKQYMSMHIRTQQDLEKFVQSGLPFNRMIVYIGPDIKSSNQAMYKFFHEKGVMCMISSAPTFDKLPTVGERAEKFRAVFADGASILESDLPIEVSKAIQ from the coding sequence ATGAAAAAACTATTTATCGCCAGTGCTATCTTGTTAGTGTCTTTACAAGTATCTGCTCAAAAGCTTCACAAACTTAATTTCAAGACGACGGAGGAGATGTATTCATATTTCGAGTATGCTCCTGGAAAGAAAGTGATCTCAGGTCATCGTGGTACGATCGAAAACAAGATGCCCGAGAACTCTATTCCCTCAATGAAAGCGGTGTTGCAACACAGTATTGCCATATTTGAAATCGATCCTCGATTGTCTAAAGATAGCATTCCAGTGATGGTTCATGATGCTACTTTAGATCGCACGACTACGGGAACAGGAAAAGTCGCTGATTTCACGTGGAAAGAGCTTAAAAAACTAAAGCTTAAGGATAAACAAGGTGAAGCCACAAAATACAAGATTAATACATTGGATGAGATGATTAAGTGGGCGAAGGGAAAAACTATATTAAATCTGGATAAGAAAGATTTACCTATGGAAATGACCGCCGAGATAATCAAGAAGCATGATGCATATCCTTGGGTATGGGTGACTGTTCATAATGTAGAACAGGCAAAGTTCTATTTAGATAAGAATCCAAAGCAATATATGTCGATGCATATTAGGACTCAACAGGATTTAGAGAAATTTGTACAATCTGGATTGCCGTTCAATCGTATGATTGTGTATATCGGGCCTGATATAAAATCTTCTAATCAAGCTATGTATAAATTTTTTCACGAGAAGGGCGTCATGTGTATGATTTCGTCGGCACCTACTTTTGATAAATTACCAACAGTTGGTGAACGTGCAGAAAAATTTAGAGCAGTATTTGCTGATGGTGCCTCTATTTTGGAGTCAGACTTACCAATCGAAGTTAGTAAAGCCATTCAATAG
- a CDS encoding histidine phosphatase family protein, with the protein MITICLLRHGETAFNADGNKYCGRTDIELTDKGIQQANRMNELLKDYSFDYIFSSPLKRARNTAAIASGDESRVQTDERLIEVDFGNWEGKRSEEFIAEDPASWENWLSNPEEHAAGRTGETATQVIERLSSFYNELLEKYDGKTVLVVGHNGVNRLFMSNQLGMPLKNYRKIVQENSALTLITLDKHKGFNLLKLNA; encoded by the coding sequence ATGATTACAATCTGTCTATTAAGACATGGCGAGACTGCATTTAATGCAGACGGAAATAAGTATTGCGGTCGAACAGATATTGAATTAACTGACAAGGGAATTCAACAAGCGAATCGTATGAACGAATTGCTCAAGGATTATTCTTTCGATTACATTTTTTCTTCGCCATTGAAGCGGGCGAGAAATACGGCGGCAATTGCATCCGGTGATGAATCAAGAGTTCAAACAGATGAACGCTTGATCGAAGTGGATTTTGGAAATTGGGAAGGAAAGCGTTCTGAAGAGTTTATCGCTGAAGATCCAGCATCTTGGGAAAATTGGCTGTCCAATCCAGAAGAGCACGCTGCCGGACGGACAGGGGAGACTGCTACGCAAGTGATCGAGCGCTTAAGTAGTTTTTACAATGAATTACTTGAAAAGTATGATGGAAAGACTGTTTTAGTTGTTGGACATAATGGCGTGAACCGCTTATTTATGTCTAATCAATTGGGCATGCCATTGAAAAATTATAGAAAGATTGTACAGGAGAATTCCGCATTAACGTTGATAACATTAGATAAACATAAAGGTTTTAATTTGTTAAAGCTAAATGCTTAA
- a CDS encoding FGGY-family carbohydrate kinase → MNNYFFGVDVGTQGARIVLVNQEGKLIASDARKFELDDCFREEQSPELWWKDCKEMMTDLIASLPSSIDRSCIQALSVTSTSGTVIPLDKNYDPLHNAIMYSDPRSAEQGKRCKEVATKYVKEGYTGFNASSGISKMVWFQETYPEKAEDIELWVHASDYIVGKFSSNYKTTDYTNVLKSAYDLEKLEWPAYVIKELGIKRSCLQEVVPSGTIVGELDAELASTWGIPQIAIVVGMTDGCATQMASGAVKPGNWNTTIGTTLVIKGVTKSNVVDPLGRLYSHRHPEGYWMPGGASNTGADWISLDFADNLQALNEEAEQLVPTGLLAWPLKQEGERYPIMAAQARGFYPEGVSQAAQFTAGLEGVAFIERLAYEIIEDLSSEKVEAVYSAGGGSNSDIWLQTRASVLNVPIYKCKEASGAFGAAIMAASNTFYSSLIEAASAMTQIEKEVLPNSDLVSAYETQYRAFKQKLSDLNYI, encoded by the coding sequence ATGAACAATTATTTTTTTGGAGTAGATGTGGGAACGCAGGGGGCGAGGATTGTTTTAGTTAACCAAGAAGGGAAACTGATTGCATCTGATGCTAGAAAATTCGAATTAGACGATTGTTTTCGAGAAGAGCAATCTCCTGAATTATGGTGGAAAGACTGCAAAGAAATGATGACGGATTTAATTGCCTCTCTTCCTTCCTCGATCGATAGATCGTGCATTCAAGCATTGTCGGTGACTTCAACTTCAGGAACCGTTATACCGCTAGATAAAAATTACGACCCTTTGCATAATGCAATCATGTATAGTGACCCACGTTCCGCTGAGCAAGGGAAGCGTTGTAAAGAAGTGGCAACGAAATATGTGAAAGAGGGGTATACAGGCTTTAACGCTTCTTCAGGAATATCTAAAATGGTCTGGTTTCAGGAAACGTATCCTGAAAAAGCCGAAGATATTGAACTTTGGGTTCACGCATCAGACTATATCGTAGGAAAGTTTAGTTCTAATTATAAAACGACGGATTACACGAATGTACTGAAATCTGCTTATGACTTAGAGAAATTAGAATGGCCAGCATATGTCATAAAGGAGCTTGGTATAAAGCGTTCATGCTTACAAGAGGTGGTGCCTTCCGGAACAATAGTTGGGGAGCTGGACGCTGAATTAGCGTCAACTTGGGGAATTCCACAGATTGCAATCGTCGTGGGAATGACAGACGGTTGTGCAACACAAATGGCGTCAGGAGCAGTTAAACCGGGGAATTGGAATACAACGATAGGTACGACCTTAGTTATCAAAGGAGTGACAAAGTCTAATGTTGTTGATCCCCTTGGACGTTTATATAGTCACCGTCATCCAGAAGGTTATTGGATGCCAGGTGGAGCAAGCAATACAGGTGCAGACTGGATTTCTTTAGACTTTGCTGATAATCTTCAGGCATTAAATGAAGAAGCGGAGCAGTTGGTCCCTACAGGATTACTTGCCTGGCCATTAAAGCAAGAAGGCGAGCGATATCCTATAATGGCGGCTCAAGCGCGTGGGTTTTATCCCGAAGGAGTGTCTCAGGCGGCGCAATTCACTGCCGGACTTGAGGGAGTCGCTTTTATCGAGCGTTTAGCTTATGAGATCATTGAAGATCTATCTTCGGAAAAAGTCGAAGCAGTCTATTCTGCTGGTGGAGGTAGTAATTCTGATATTTGGTTGCAGACTAGGGCATCGGTACTGAATGTTCCGATATACAAATGCAAGGAGGCTAGCGGAGCATTTGGAGCAGCAATAATGGCGGCATCAAATACGTTTTATAGCTCGCTAATTGAAGCAGCATCGGCTATGACACAAATTGAAAAAGAAGTCCTGCCGAACTCAGACTTAGTCTCGGCATATGAAACTCAATACCGAGCATTTAAACAAAAATTAAGCGATTTAAATTATATATAG
- a CDS encoding FGGY-family carbohydrate kinase has protein sequence MAAREAYLVVDIGTGNARVGVATPTGEILSIKRENVHYETDANYEESIYFKPDELWGQILHLTKEALAEAGEVKINAITATSQREGIVIIDAEGNSLLGMPNIDHRGRKWEKDLLDKDTVYNLSGRYPTSLFSAFKLVGVREVYPDLFKKIDCFMSISDWIQYKFSGVTCYEHSQASETLLYDVEQKAWSNTLLELFSLPSHILPELKDATTVLGTILPEVAKTLGIDRNSAIVVGGGDTQLAIRSMDPSANDVVIVSGTTTPIIKIVDNYEKDEDQRTWTSRHIDEHNFILEANAGVTGLNYQRLKEIFYPNEGYDVIERELEDATYSQCVASLGSLIADEEVPLTKGGFIFNAPVSHQLTRGSFVFAILWDIACSIYENYKFLCAVSEHTESYIWACGGGVESRKLRQFIANLFGKSIRIRDTFRQASVLGGVFVCNDALHVRNISPELLEEIHPQNHEEFERLYLEWKNARKTFKQVQG, from the coding sequence ATGGCAGCAAGAGAAGCCTATTTAGTTGTAGATATCGGTACAGGTAATGCGCGTGTTGGAGTTGCGACTCCAACAGGTGAAATCCTTAGCATCAAGCGAGAGAACGTACATTATGAGACGGATGCAAACTACGAAGAATCCATTTACTTTAAACCAGATGAGTTGTGGGGTCAGATATTGCACCTTACGAAAGAGGCATTAGCTGAAGCTGGAGAAGTGAAGATAAACGCGATTACTGCCACAAGTCAGCGCGAAGGAATTGTCATTATTGATGCCGAAGGGAATTCCCTTCTTGGTATGCCAAATATAGATCATCGTGGCCGTAAATGGGAGAAAGACTTATTGGATAAAGATACCGTCTATAACCTATCTGGACGTTATCCAACTTCATTGTTTTCAGCCTTCAAATTGGTCGGTGTACGCGAAGTGTATCCGGATCTATTTAAGAAAATAGATTGTTTTATGAGCATTAGCGACTGGATTCAATATAAGTTTTCAGGAGTGACCTGCTACGAACATTCACAGGCATCGGAAACATTATTATATGACGTAGAGCAGAAGGCATGGAGCAACACTTTACTGGAATTATTCAGTTTGCCATCGCATATATTGCCAGAACTAAAAGATGCGACCACTGTACTTGGAACAATACTTCCAGAGGTCGCTAAGACTTTAGGAATTGATCGTAATTCAGCAATAGTTGTCGGTGGTGGTGATACGCAATTGGCAATCCGCAGTATGGATCCTTCCGCAAATGACGTCGTGATTGTATCTGGTACAACAACACCAATAATAAAAATCGTAGACAACTACGAGAAAGATGAAGACCAACGAACTTGGACAAGTCGTCATATCGATGAGCACAACTTTATTTTGGAAGCGAACGCTGGTGTAACAGGGTTGAATTATCAACGCTTAAAAGAGATTTTTTATCCAAATGAAGGATACGATGTTATTGAGCGCGAATTAGAGGATGCGACATATTCACAATGTGTTGCCTCTTTGGGTTCATTGATTGCAGATGAAGAGGTCCCTTTGACTAAAGGAGGCTTTATCTTCAATGCTCCCGTATCACATCAATTAACTCGCGGAAGCTTTGTATTCGCTATTTTATGGGATATCGCGTGCAGTATCTATGAAAACTACAAGTTTTTATGCGCTGTTTCGGAGCATACTGAATCCTATATCTGGGCATGCGGGGGAGGTGTAGAAAGCCGAAAATTACGCCAATTCATAGCGAATTTATTCGGAAAGAGTATTAGAATTCGAGATACATTCCGTCAAGCATCGGTATTAGGAGGCGTATTCGTATGTAACGATGCATTACATGTTCGTAATATTAGCCCAGAATTATTAGAAGAAATTCATCCACAGAATCACGAAGAGTTTGAAAGACTTTATTTAGAGTGGAAGAACGCACGAAAAACATTTAAACAAGTACAAGGATAG
- a CDS encoding NAD(P)-dependent oxidoreductase, whose amino-acid sequence MKVLLTAPYENEKALKELEGLFDEVVYRSWKPHGRAYNPTELDALIKETGVDALISEHDEITAEVLRANPDLKFVGICRGTPSNIDLTVATELGIPVFNTPARNAQAVAEMFIANVITLLRNTIPGINWLEGKNWGEGAHTSYLQFKGNELAGKRVGMVGFGAVGQHIARMLVNFPCEIYYFDPYYTDENTTFKKVELTELFAECDVVGIHLPVTPETKGMIDKKYLSLMKADAVFVNTARATVVDRDDLLDIIENGKIRGAVLDVFYNEPPDEIDYKMILNKNVIATPHIAGATHEVEDHHAFIMNNNLREFFINGNKSIKQLVNKAVLEKIQIG is encoded by the coding sequence ATGAAAGTATTACTTACAGCGCCTTACGAGAATGAGAAAGCTTTGAAAGAGTTGGAAGGCCTTTTTGATGAAGTTGTTTACCGTTCATGGAAACCTCATGGACGTGCATATAACCCTACAGAACTAGATGCACTGATAAAAGAAACTGGAGTTGATGCATTGATTTCTGAACATGATGAAATTACTGCAGAAGTATTACGTGCAAATCCTGACTTAAAGTTCGTTGGAATTTGTCGTGGTACACCTTCAAACATTGATTTAACTGTCGCTACCGAACTGGGAATTCCAGTGTTTAACACACCTGCCAGAAATGCGCAAGCAGTCGCTGAGATGTTTATCGCTAATGTGATCACCTTATTGCGTAATACGATTCCTGGTATTAACTGGTTAGAAGGTAAAAACTGGGGTGAAGGTGCTCATACTTCATATCTGCAATTTAAAGGAAATGAGCTAGCGGGAAAACGCGTTGGTATGGTCGGATTTGGTGCGGTAGGGCAGCATATTGCGCGTATGTTGGTGAATTTCCCTTGTGAGATTTACTATTTCGACCCCTATTATACAGATGAGAATACGACCTTTAAGAAGGTGGAATTAACAGAGCTTTTCGCAGAATGTGATGTTGTTGGTATTCATTTGCCAGTAACGCCAGAAACGAAAGGAATGATCGATAAGAAATACCTGTCGTTAATGAAAGCTGATGCTGTTTTTGTCAATACAGCGCGAGCAACAGTAGTTGATCGTGATGATCTATTGGATATTATTGAAAATGGTAAAATTAGAGGAGCTGTCTTAGACGTTTTCTACAATGAACCACCCGATGAAATCGATTACAAGATGATTTTAAATAAGAATGTCATTGCAACTCCGCATATTGCAGGAGCGACGCATGAAGTAGAAGATCATCATGCCTTTATCATGAACAATAATCTTCGTGAGTTTTTTATTAATGGGAATAAATCCATTAAGCAATTGGTCAATAAAGCAGTTTTAGAAAAGATACAGATCGGATAA
- a CDS encoding MFS transporter has protein sequence MAQDNLMNRLGIPSKLKWGYLGILIFMMGDGVEQGWLSPYLVEHGMSIEQSSLLFTVYGITIAISSWFSGVLAESYGPRKAMLMGLLLYIIGTIGFVGLGMAKLDYSSMLLFYAIRGFGYPLFAYSFMVWITYKAPQDTLGRAVGWFWFVFTGGLNVLGAYYSSWALERWGYENTLWSSILWVLVGAFFALVLNRDKFETKASKGSKMQELINGLTIVKKEPKVFIGGIVRVINTTAQFAFPVFLPIYMAEHGFDTKEWLQIWGTIFTSNIIFNLIFGFIGDRLGWQNTIMWFGGVGCAITTVLFYYSPIWFDGSYWAVMAAGIAWGALLAGYVPLSALVPSLVKEDKGAAMAILNLGAGLPVFVGPAIVGLLISTIGSAGVIWVLAGLYLVSAVLTKFISIPKEVELEN, from the coding sequence ATGGCGCAAGACAATTTAATGAACAGGCTAGGTATTCCTAGTAAGTTGAAGTGGGGATATTTAGGTATTCTTATTTTCATGATGGGTGACGGAGTTGAACAAGGCTGGCTAAGTCCTTACCTTGTTGAGCATGGGATGAGTATAGAACAATCATCTCTACTGTTTACCGTATATGGGATAACTATTGCAATATCATCATGGTTTTCTGGCGTTCTTGCCGAAAGCTATGGACCAAGAAAAGCGATGTTAATGGGGCTTTTGCTTTATATCATCGGTACGATTGGTTTCGTTGGTCTGGGAATGGCAAAATTAGATTACAGTTCAATGCTATTATTCTATGCTATTCGCGGGTTTGGGTATCCTTTATTTGCCTATTCATTTATGGTCTGGATCACCTACAAAGCGCCTCAAGATACTTTGGGAAGAGCTGTTGGTTGGTTTTGGTTTGTTTTTACAGGAGGATTAAATGTATTGGGAGCATATTATTCCAGTTGGGCATTAGAACGTTGGGGATATGAAAATACCCTTTGGAGTTCGATTCTGTGGGTCTTAGTAGGTGCTTTCTTTGCATTAGTGCTGAACCGGGATAAGTTTGAAACCAAAGCTTCTAAAGGCTCCAAAATGCAGGAGCTTATCAATGGGTTAACTATTGTTAAAAAAGAACCTAAAGTCTTTATTGGAGGTATAGTACGTGTCATCAATACGACAGCACAATTTGCTTTTCCTGTATTCTTACCGATTTACATGGCAGAGCATGGTTTTGATACGAAAGAATGGTTACAAATCTGGGGAACTATTTTCACGAGCAATATCATATTTAATTTAATCTTCGGCTTTATAGGCGATCGCTTAGGTTGGCAGAATACGATAATGTGGTTTGGTGGCGTAGGCTGTGCAATCACGACGGTATTATTTTATTACTCACCGATATGGTTTGACGGAAGTTACTGGGCAGTAATGGCCGCAGGTATCGCGTGGGGGGCATTGTTAGCAGGCTATGTTCCATTGTCAGCACTTGTTCCTTCTTTAGTTAAAGAAGATAAAGGGGCAGCTATGGCCATCTTAAATTTAGGAGCTGGATTGCCTGTGTTTGTCGGTCCGGCGATTGTCGGATTATTAATAAGCACCATTGGAAGTGCCGGAGTTATTTGGGTATTAGCGGGACTTTATCTTGTAAGTGCAGTCCTTACCAAATTTATTTCCATTCCAAAAGAAGTAGAGTTAGAGAATTAA
- a CDS encoding endonuclease/exonuclease/phosphatase family protein translates to MMSDFYNSSRRKFLKQAGLLASLPILGSAKGFSAEKTDKNLSVRVLTCNIRVDLPEDSAKGLGWQHRREACLQVIKNQKADLIGFQEVLKNQFLDLKRELSDYFAFGFDGPEMDRFKEGYHGIAKNPILFSKKRFELITAGGYWLSETPLIAGSISWGSARARNCSWVRLLDKKTKREIRLINLHLDHVSNEAKLGQIKLVLAESAQYEADFPQIMTGDFNNGYAAGLYPEIIDAGWKDTYVLSNGDAKPEGTTNAFRPDDSERNARAKKIDFIFVKGPLTANKSHIIKDLWKGVVPSDHWFLSADVLYT, encoded by the coding sequence ATGATGAGCGATTTCTATAACTCTTCAAGGAGGAAATTTTTAAAGCAAGCTGGTTTATTAGCTAGCTTGCCAATCTTGGGTTCGGCTAAGGGGTTCTCTGCTGAAAAAACCGATAAAAATCTCAGTGTTCGTGTATTAACCTGTAATATTCGTGTCGATTTACCTGAAGATAGTGCGAAAGGCTTAGGATGGCAGCATCGAAGAGAGGCTTGTCTACAAGTGATCAAAAATCAAAAAGCAGATCTTATCGGTTTTCAAGAAGTTTTAAAGAACCAGTTTCTTGATCTAAAGCGTGAGTTGAGTGATTACTTTGCTTTTGGATTTGATGGTCCAGAGATGGATCGTTTCAAGGAGGGATATCATGGCATTGCTAAGAATCCAATTTTATTTTCGAAGAAACGTTTTGAATTGATCACCGCTGGTGGCTACTGGTTGTCGGAAACACCACTTATTGCCGGTAGTATATCCTGGGGTAGTGCTAGAGCAAGAAATTGTAGTTGGGTGAGGTTGTTGGATAAAAAAACTAAGCGCGAAATACGTTTAATAAACTTGCACTTAGATCATGTCAGCAATGAAGCAAAGTTAGGGCAGATTAAGCTAGTGTTAGCAGAATCGGCTCAGTATGAAGCAGATTTCCCTCAGATTATGACAGGTGATTTTAATAATGGATATGCCGCTGGTTTGTATCCTGAAATCATTGATGCGGGTTGGAAGGATACTTACGTATTAAGCAACGGCGATGCGAAACCGGAAGGTACAACCAATGCTTTCCGTCCTGATGATAGCGAGCGAAACGCGCGAGCGAAAAAGATAGACTTCATTTTTGTTAAAGGTCCATTAACCGCCAATAAATCCCATATCATTAAAGATCTGTGGAAAGGTGTCGTTCCGAGTGATCATTGGTTTCTTTCTGCCGACGTCCTTTATACCTAG